From the Chitinophaga lutea genome, one window contains:
- a CDS encoding OmpA family protein → MAFDLLDTLKNLFNNDFSRTAATQLGESEGNVQKALGGIIPTVLTGLLNKASTPGEAGNLLGLIKDAASGNFSNLGNLAGALPAGLLAKGADILRSLFGNKAGDITNAIASYAGIKPQSAETLLQTAAPASLGVIGQQVDSGPGLLGFLNSQKDKILAAVPSGLGLAGLLGAGSLGDIGNKLSGLISGIGGGVKHTANSVSHAAEKTGGNRWLWILIAVIALILLLWFLLRGCGNQPGGHAVTDSVTVSHMEDTAISHVTEPATTPTVTRESIKVTLPDGTVLDAYKGGIEDQLVTFLKDPSTQGGKDQWFDFDNLNFKTGSAELTEESQAQVKNLVAILNAFPKTKIKIGGYTDAVGDPKANQKLSQQRAESVVSALTAAHVKPVQLLGAEGYGSEFAKAPADAPDEERKKDRRISVSVREK, encoded by the coding sequence ATGGCATTCGACCTGCTTGACACGCTGAAAAACCTCTTTAACAACGATTTTTCACGGACAGCAGCTACCCAGCTGGGAGAAAGTGAAGGCAACGTGCAGAAAGCGCTGGGCGGTATTATTCCCACCGTATTGACCGGGCTGTTGAACAAGGCCTCTACGCCCGGGGAAGCGGGCAATTTACTGGGGCTGATCAAGGATGCGGCTTCCGGCAACTTCTCCAACCTGGGCAACCTCGCAGGGGCTTTGCCCGCCGGGTTGCTGGCCAAAGGCGCAGACATCCTGCGGTCGCTGTTCGGCAACAAAGCCGGGGATATTACCAATGCGATCGCTTCTTATGCAGGCATCAAGCCCCAAAGCGCCGAAACGCTGCTGCAAACCGCCGCTCCGGCTTCGCTGGGGGTGATCGGCCAGCAGGTCGACAGTGGTCCGGGGCTGCTGGGTTTCCTGAACAGCCAGAAAGATAAAATCCTGGCCGCCGTTCCTTCCGGGCTGGGCCTCGCCGGCCTGCTGGGCGCCGGCAGCCTGGGCGACATCGGCAACAAGCTGAGCGGGCTTATTTCCGGCATCGGCGGCGGGGTGAAACATACCGCCAACTCCGTAAGCCACGCCGCCGAAAAAACAGGCGGTAACCGCTGGCTGTGGATACTCATCGCCGTCATCGCGCTCATCCTGCTGCTCTGGTTCCTGCTGCGCGGCTGCGGCAACCAGCCCGGCGGGCATGCGGTGACGGATTCCGTAACGGTGTCGCATATGGAAGACACGGCCATCTCCCATGTGACCGAGCCGGCCACCACACCCACGGTTACACGCGAATCCATCAAGGTGACGCTGCCGGACGGTACGGTGCTCGACGCGTATAAAGGCGGTATCGAAGACCAGCTCGTGACCTTCCTGAAAGACCCCAGCACCCAGGGCGGGAAAGACCAGTGGTTCGACTTCGATAACCTCAACTTCAAAACCGGCAGCGCGGAACTGACCGAAGAAAGCCAGGCACAGGTGAAAAACCTCGTGGCCATCCTCAACGCTTTCCCGAAAACAAAAATCAAAATCGGCGGATATACCGATGCCGTGGGCGACCCCAAGGCCAACCAGAAACTGTCGCAGCAACGCGCGGAATCCGTAGTCAGCGCATTGACGGCGGCACACGTGAAACCGGTGCAGCTATTGGGTGCGGAAGGATATGGATCTGAATTTGCAAAAGCGCCGGCCGATGCCCCTGACGAAGAAAGGAAAAAAGACAGGAGAATATCCGTGAGCGTACGCGAGAAATAA